A genomic window from Silene latifolia isolate original U9 population chromosome Y, ASM4854445v1, whole genome shotgun sequence includes:
- the LOC141627853 gene encoding uncharacterized protein LOC141627853: protein MGKTMESFSLHHLKTSTDHEMRRTRDIIDALDAPISDECTQCRNLLKSAQKEAFYAIMEHVNSSKPGALFVDRPGGTGKTFLYNALYAEVRLVGQIVLSTATSGIDASNIPSGITTHSRFRIPLVTDISLACDVPRQSSLAALIRAGNLLIWDEASMAKRQNVIFTSQGSCDPNQLFEGKVVVFGGDFRQTMPVLPCKSQKEVVEGSMVSSHIWPKLIKFRLSENIRAKCDPEFAKILLALRNGELQSKESEFVALPKGIVRASSGDDKDPIGDLCSVIFTELAHHTFDPVIFTTRALLTPLNDNVDAINNVLIEKFPGKDVIYKSQDSMLDDNCAIYLAKFINKLNPGWMIPDELILKENCPVILLRDLQPSFGLCNGTRLICKRTALTATSVTARYRNNGSPGFGFDSSGGLLR from the coding sequence ATGGGAAAGACAATGGAATCTTTTAGCCTGCATCACCTAAAGACATCCACCGACCATGAAATGCGGAGAACAAGAGATATTATAGATGCATTAGATGCTCCAATCTCTGACGAATGTACGCAGTGCAGGAATCTCTTAAAATCCGCTCAAAAGGAGGCGTTTTATGCAATTATGGAACACGTGAACTCATCCAAACCAGGAGCACTCTTTGTTGACAGACCAGGTGGGACTGGTAAGACTTTCTTATATAACGCGCTGTATGCGGAGGTCCGCTTGGTTGGGCAAATTGTATTATCAACTGCCACATCAGGAATTGATGCGTCTAACATACCATCTGGCATAACCACCCATTCGCGCTTTAGAATTCCTCTAGTTACCGATATTTCGCTGGCGTGCGATGTTCCGAGGCAAAGCAGTCTAGCGGCACTTATTCGGGCTGGTAACCTGTTAATATGGGACGAAGCCTCTATGGCAAAAAGGCAAAATGTTATATTTACTTCTCAGGGATCTTGTGATCCTAACCAGTTATTTGAAGGGAAGGTTGTAGTGTTTGGAGGGGACTTTCGCCAAACTATGCCAGTTCTACCATGCAAGTCGCAGAAAGAAGTTGTGGAAGGCAGTATGGTGAGTTCTCACATCTGGCCAAAGTTAATCAAATTCAGGCTATCTGAAAACATCCGTGCAAAGTGTGACCCTGAGTTTGCAAAAATTTTACTTGCACTTCGCAATGGAGAGCTCCAGAGTAAAGAGTCCGAGTTTGTAGCCCTGCCAAAAGGAATTGTTAGAGCCTCATCAGGCGACGACAAGGATCCTATAGGAGACTTGTGCTCTGTTATATTCACAGAACTGGCACATCATACATTTGATCCTGTTATCTTTACAACCAGAGCATTACTTACCCCATTAAACGACAATGTTGATGCCATTAACAATGTCTTAATTGAAAAGTTCCCTGGAAAAGATGTGATCTACAAGAGCCAGGATTCAATGTTGGATGATAACTGTGCAATTTATCTGGCGAAATTTATCAACAAACTGAACCCAGGTTGGATGATCCCTGATGAACTCATCCTCAAAGAGAACTGTCCTGTTATATTACTGCGGGACCTACAACCATCATTTGGCCTATGCAATGGAACACGCCTTATTTGCAAGAG
- the LOC141627852 gene encoding uncharacterized protein LOC141627852: MLCSQCWEKDNFTANIFRRPSGYEKTVSQFNGPCAEEQLVPGEESHNRPDIIARVFRAKLLALKKQIVDKHIFGEVAAYVYVVEFQKRGLPHVHFLIIFKDGHNLKCAADYDKFVSAEIPTAANPSLRAIVLKHMMHGPCGKLNPECSCMKHVKTPGQCNYEYPKDFTANTTTNIVGHLNVEVCATMHAVKYLYKYIYKGHDRISFSVMPGDEPQVVDKIVKFQSRRWVSSCEAAWRIFGFDLFETHPAVRPLQVHLPNMQIICLRPSENLTTVLADDKRSRTPLSEFFRTSSKQDCPKFLYGEFTEHFRWDTGTKTWEKRKKKVVVIGRLVFVAPAEGERYFLRLLLLHIRGPTSFEELQTVNGYRCATFQEVVISHRLLEHEDAAELCMVEACTVQMPLALWRLFSTLLIFAQPKDPTLLWNTHYNALPDDFRHKFSG, translated from the exons ATGCTCTGCAGCCAATGTTGGGAAAAGGATAATTTTACCGCCAACATTTTTAGGCGGCCCTCGGGATATGAAAAGACGGTATCTCAATTCAATGGCCCTTGTGCAGAG GAACAGCTAGTACCTGGAGAGGAATCACATAACCGGCCAGACATTATTGCTAGAGTGTTCAGAGCAAAACTGCTGGCTCTTAAGAAACAAATTGTGGACAAACACATTTTTGGAGAGGTGGCTGCGTATGTCTATGTAGTTGAATTTCAGAAAAGAGGGCTGCCACATGTCCACTTTCTAATAATTTTCAAAGACGGGCATAATCTAAAGTGTGCAGCCGATTACGATAAGTTTGTGTCTGCTGAAATCCCAACGGCGGCTAATCCCTCTTTGCGTGCAATTGTGCTAAAGCACATGATGCACGGTCCTTGTGGTAAGCTTAACCCAGAATGTTCTTGTATGAAACATGTGAAAACGCCTGGCCAGTGTAACTATGAGTACCCAAAGGACTTCACAGCTAACACTACCACAAACATTGTGGG TCATCTGAATGTGGAAGTTTGTGCTACAATGCATGCTGTAAAATACTTATATAAGTATATTTACAAAGGCCATGACCGAATTTCGTTCAGTGTCATGCCTGGTGACGAGCCTCAAGTAGTAGATAAAATTGTGAAGTTCCAATCACGAAGATGGGTATCCTCTTGTGAAGCAGCATGGCGAATTTTCGGGTTTGATCTTTTTGAGACCCATCCAGCAGTAAGGCCCCTACAAGTGCACCTGCCCAATATGCAGATAATTTGTTTACGGCCATCTGAAAACCTGACAACAGTGCTTGCGGACGACAAAAGAAGCCGCACACCCCTTAGCGAGTTCTTTCGGACAAGTTCTAAGCAAGACTGCCCAAAATTCCTCTATGGGGAATTCACAGAACACTTCCGCTGGGACACCGGAACCAAAACCTGGGAGAAGCGGAAGAAAAAGGTGGTAGTAATTGGCCGTCTGGTTTTTGTAGCCCCAGCAGAAGGCGAAAGGTATTTCCTGCGGCTCCTTTTGTTACATATACGAGGGCCTACGTCATTTGAGGAACTACAGACGGTCAATGGGTACAGGTGTGCAACATTCCAAGAAGTAGTTATATCACACCGACTACTTGAACATGAAGATGCAGCCGAATTATGTATGGTAGAGGCGTGTACAGTCCAAATGCCCCTAGCACTTTGGCGTCTCTTCTCAACCCTGCTAATTTTTGCACAACCCAAAGACCCAACCCTGTTGTGGAATACACACTACAATGCATTGCCGGATGACTTCCGCCACAAGTTTTCGGGATAG